TCACGATCCTCGCGGGGCTCCTCGGCGTGCCGAAGGAGATGCTCGAGGCCGCCGAGATGGACGGCGCCGGTCCGTGGCGCCGCTTCTTCCAGGTGATCGTGCCGAACCTCCGCCAGGTCTTCAGCGTCGTCATCATCCTGTCGACCATCTGGGACTTCAAGGTGTTCGCGCAGGTCTACCTGATGCCGGGCGGCGCGGGCACCAATCGCGAGGCGCTGAACCTCGGCGTCTGGTCGTACGTCGAGTCGTTCGGGCAGAACCGGTACGGGTTCGGTTCGGCCATCGCGGTGCTCCTCACGGTGCTGCTGCTCATCATCACCGTCATCTACGTGCGCACGATGCTGAAGGAGGACGAGCTGTGAGCACCTTCACGCCCGCCCCGACCACCACGCCCGCGGCATCCGGAGCCCTTCCTCCCGAGACACCGGGGTCCGACCGGCGCATCCCCGCATCGCGTCGCTCGGGCCGCAAGACCCGCGCGGCGGCCGGCAAGGCCGTGCTCGTCGTGCTGCTCCTCGTCTTCACGCTGTTCCCCGCGTTCTGGATGCTCTCGAGCGCGTTCGACGCGAAGGCCGGCGCCGGCGGGCAGACCCTGCTGCCGCGCGAGTGGTCGCTCGCGAACTTCGAGTACGTGCTCACCGACGGCGGGTTCGACGTGTACCTGCGCAACTCGGCGATCGTGGCCGTGGTCACGGTGCTCGCGAGTGCGATCCTCGCCCTGCTCGCCTCGGTCGCCGTCGCGCGCTTCCGCTTCAAGTTCCGCACGTCGATGCTGCTCATGATCCTCGTGGTGCAGATGGTGCCGCTCGAGGCGCTCGTCATCCCGCTGTTCGTGCAGGTGCGCGACCTGCAGCTGCTGAACACGCTGCTCGGCCTCATGGTCGTCTACGTCGCGCTCTCGCTGCCGTTCGGCATCTGGATGCTGCGCGGCTTCGTCGCCGCCGTTCCGGTCGAGCTCGAGGAGGCCGCCTACCTCGACGGCGCGAGCTGGGGCCGCATGTTCCGCTCGGTGCTGCTGCCGCTCGTGATGCCCGGTCTCGTCGCGACCTCGGTCTTCTCGTTCATCACGGCGTGGAACGAGTTCATCTTCGCCATGACCCTGCTGGGCGGCGCGTCCGAGAACTACACGGTGGCCATCGGCCTCAAGCAGTTCTTCGGCGAGCACACCAACGAGTGGGGCTACATCATGGCCGCGTCCACGATCATCACCGTCCCGGTCATGGTCTTCTTCGTCATCGTCCAACGTCGCCTGTCGAGCGGCCTGGTTGCCGGCGCGGTCAAGGGGTGACCGCCGTGGACGATCCCACCATCAGGGGACTGGTGGGCGGGGTGCTCTGGCCGGGGTTCCTCGGCCGAGGCATCCCGGATCTGTTCCGCCGCGAGCTCGACGAGGGCGGCCTCGCCGGCCTCGTGCTGTTCGCCCACAACCTGGGCGACGAGGGCGAGCGGATGTCACTGGCCGCCGACCTGCGCGACCGCGACCGCCCGCTCGTGGTGGGCATCGACGAGGAGGGCGGCAACGTCACCCGCGCCGAGTCGGCCACCGGGTCGACCCTGCCCGGGGCCGCGCAGCTCGGATTCGTCGACGACCTCGCGATCACCGAGGCGGTCGGCGCCGAGCTCGCCCGCCGCGCGCTCGCCGTCGGTGCCAACGTCGTGCTCGCGCCCGTGGCCGACGTGAACACCGATCCGCGCAATCCGGTGATCGGGGTGCGCTCGTTCGGCGACCGGCCCGAGCTCGTCGCCGCCCACGCGATCGCCCAGGCCCGCGGCATCCGCCTCGCCGGAGCCGCCGCCGCGGCCAAGCACTTCCCGGGCCACGGCGACACCCACCTCGACTCGCACCTCGCGATGCCGACCCTCGAGATCGACCTCGACGAGCTCGAGCGCACGCACCTGCCGCCGTTCCAGGCGCTCGTCGACGCGGGCGTCCTCGCGATCATGACCGCGCACGTCGTCGTGCCGGCGTGGGGCGATTCGCCGTCGACGCTGAACCCGCTCGCGCTCGGGCGCCTGCGGGCCATGGGCTTCGAGGGCGTCATCGTCACCGACGCGCTCGACATGGCCGCGGTGCGCGAGTCCGTCGGGGCCGGCCCCGGCGCCGTGCAGGCCCTGCTCGCCGGTGCCGACCTGCTCTGCATCAGCAACCCCACGAACCTCGGGGCGGCCGCGGCGCCCGACCAGGACGCGCGCGACTTCCTCGAGGTGCAGCGGGCGATCCTGGCCGCCGTCGACGACGGCACGCTGCCGGTCGTCGTGCTCGAGCGCGCAGCGGCGCGGGTGCGTGCGCTTGCGGCGTCGCTCGCGGCGGCCGGGGCCGGCGGCGCCGGCGAGCCCGGGGCTGCCGCGGTCGGGGCGCCCGTCGGGGCTCGTGGCGCGGGGGTTCGCGCCTCGGGCCCCGGCGGCACGCCCGGCCCTCTGGGCGGCTTCGAGCCGGCCGAGGGCTTCGAGCCTGCCGACGCCGCGGCCGTCGCGCGTGCGGCGATCACGATCGACGGCGGCTTCCCGCCCATGCCCGCTCCGCGCACGGTGCTCGACATCCGCGGCCGGTCGACGTTCGCCGTCGCGAGCGACCGCGACTTCGTCGAGTCCGCGCTCGCCGCCGGCGGCCCGGTGCTGCGCGGCGATGCCGCCGTGCCCGGCTCCGGCCCGCTCGTCGTGCTCGCCGACCGCGTGGGCGCCGACGGCCCCCAGCGCGACCGCATCGCGAACGTCGCGAGGCTCCGGCCCGACGCCGTGGTCGTCGACGCGGGCGTGCCGGGCGGGCCGCTCCCGCTCGCCGCGGTGCGCACCCGTGCCGCGAGCCGCCTCGCCGCGGAGGCCGCCGCCATCGTGCTCGCCGAGGGCAACGAGGCCGCCGCAGGGTCGGAGGTCTCCGCGTGATCGTGCTCTCGCTGCAGTCCGGCACCTCGGTCGACGGCATCGACGTCGCCGTCGTCGAGATCGTCGTCGAGACGGGTACGAGATCGGAACCCGGCTCCGCTTCACCCTTCGATCCGTCGATCTTCGCCCTTGCGACCGGCGTCGAGGGCGAAGATCGACGGATCGAGTCCGGGTCCGAGTTCGGGGCCGAGGCCGAGGCCGAGGCCGGGGTCGCGGTCGCCTCCGCCCCCGTCGACCTCGTGCTGACGCCGATCCACGCCGCGACGCACGACTTCGACCCGGCGCTCCGCGAACGCGTGCTCGCCGTCTCCGCCGGCGAGGCGACGACCGTCGGCGAGCTCACCGAGCTCACCACCCTGCTCGGGCAGGCCTTCGCCGAGGCGGCCGCCCGCGGCATCCGCGATTCGGGCACGACGCCCGACCTGATCGCCTCGCACGGGCAGACCGTCTTCCACTGGACCGAGCGCGGACACGCCCGCGGAACCCTGCAGCTCGGTGAGCCCGCCTGGATCGCCGAGCTCACGGGCGTGCCCGTGCTCTCCGATCTGCGCGCGGCCGACATCGCGGCCGGTGGCGAGGGCGCCCCGCTCATGGCGTTCTTCGATCGCGCCTGGCTCGCCGGTGAGGCGACCGCCGCAGATCGGGTGATCGCGACCGTCAACCTCGGCGGCATCGCGAACGTGCAGCTCGTGCATCCCGGTGGCGACGTGCTCGCGTTCGACAGCGGTCCGGGCAACGGGCTCATCGACGCCGTCGTGGCCCGGCACTCCGGCGGCGCCGAGGCGTTCGACCGCGACGGCGCCCTCGCGGCGGCCGGGCGGGTGCGCGAGCCGCTGCTCGACGCGCTGCTGCGGCATCCGTACCTCGCCGCGGTGCCGCCCAAGTCGACGGGCCGCGAGACGTTCGACCTCGGGGTCGTCGACGACGCACTCACGACATCGGGTGTCGGCTCCATCTCCCCAGAGGACCTCGTCGCCACGCTCACCGAGTTCACGGCCCGCACGGTCGTCGAGGCGATCCCGGATGCCGCGGCCACCCTGATCTGCTCCGGCGGCGGCGCGCGCAACCCGGTGCTGCTCGAACGCCTGCGCGTGCTCGCGGCCGAGCGCGGCATCCGGGTGGTCTCGAGCGCCGAGCGCGGCATCGACCCGGCCTTCAAGGAGTCGCTGATGTTCGCCCTGCTGGGGTACTTCAGCCGGCACGGCGTGCCTGTCGCCCTCTCGACGGTCGCCGCGCGCGTGGCCGGGCGCATCACCCCCGGCCGCGGACCGCTCGACCCGCCCGCGCCGCTCGTGGGCGTGGCATCCGTCACCATCTCGGGCGACGCCGCCCGAACCACCGCGGGCATCACCGCGCCGGCCACCGCACGCACCATCGCCAGCACTGAAACCGGGGGAGCACCATGACCTGGTCCGCACCGAAGCCCACCGCCGAGCACGTCGAACTGCGCGACCTGCTCGCCGACCTCTCGACCGAGGGCGTCAACGACGCGCACGCCGAGTTCGACCTCATGCCGGCCGAGGCGCAGGTCGCCGCGATGCTCGACGAGAGCACCGCCGCGGTCGCCGCCGTCGCCGAGGTGATGCCGCAGATCGCGGTCGCGATCGACGCGATCGTCGCACGGCTCCGCACCGGTGGACGGCTCGTCTACCTCGGCGCCGGCACCGCCGGTCGCATGGGGGTGCTCGACGCGAGCGAGATCCCGCCGACGTTCGGCACCGACCCCGCGCTCGTCGTCGGCGTCATCGCCGGCGGCGACACCGCCCTGCGCTCGGCGGTCGAGAACGCCGAGGACGACGCCGGGCGCGGTGCCGCCGACCTCGCCGCGATCGGGCTCACCGCGGCCGACGCGCTCGTGGGCATCTCGGCCTCGGGCCGCACGCCCTACGTGGTGGGCGCCATCGAGTACGCGCGGGAACTCGGCGCCTTCACCGTCGGCCTCGCATGCAACCGCGACTCCGCGATCGGCCGGGCCGCCGACCTGGCCATCGAGACGGTGGTCGGGCCCGAGATCGTCGCCGGATCCACCAGGCTCAAGGGCGGCACCGCGCAGAAGCTCGTGCTGAACGCGATCTCGACCATCGCGATGGTGCGGCTCGGCAAGGTGCACGGCAACCTCATGGTCGACGTGCAGGCCACCAACGCGAAGCTGCGCGCCCGCGCCGAGCGCATCGTCATGCAGGCGACCGGGGCGGATGCCGCCGCGGCCTCCGCTGCCCTCGAATCGGCCGGCGGCAGCGTGAAGGGCGCGATCCTCGTGACCCTCACCGGGGTCGACGCCGAAGTCGCGCTCGCGCGCCTCGCCGCCGAGCACGGCGTGCTGCGGGATGCTATCTCCAGCGTGAACCGCGGTGCCGCACCGGGCGAGCCGGCGGCGCGATGAGAAGGGTCCCCATCTGATGTCGGCGAACGTGCTCTCCGAGGTTCGGCAGGCCCTGCCGCGCCTCAGCTCGGCCGAGGCCCGCGTCGCCGACGCGATCATCGCCGACCCCGGCATCGTCGTCGACCTGACCATCACCGAGCTCGCGACGGTCTGCAAGACCTCGCTCTCGACGGTCGCGCGCTTCTGCCAGACCCTCGGCTACAGCGGCTACCGCGAGTTCCGCATGGAGGTCGCCGGCGCGCTGAGCCGCGAGGCCGCCGAGCGCGACCGCTTCGGCCTCGCCGACTCGGACATCGGCGCCGACGACTCGGCCGACGACGTGGTGGCCAAGATCGCGTTCCACGAGGTGCTCGCGATCGAGCAGACGGTCAAGGGGCTCGACACCGTCGTCCTCGACGGCGTGGTCGACGCCATCATCGGTGCGGGCCACGTCGACCTCTACGGCTTCGGCGCGAGCGGCCTCACCGCGCAGGACCTGCAGCAGAAGCTCGGGCGCATCGGCATCTCGGCGGCGTGTTCGGTCGACGTGCACCTCGCCCTCGTCAGCGCCGCCCTGCGCAAGCCGACGGATGTCGCGATCGGCATCTCGCACTCCGGCCTCACGGCCGAGACCAACCACACGCTCGAGGTCGCCCGCGACGCCGGCGCGACGACCGTGGCGATCACGAACTCGCCGGATTCGCCGCTCGCCGAGCTCGCCGACTTCGTGCTCACCACCCGGGCCCGCGAATCGTCGTACCGCATGGGCGCGATGTCGAGCCGCATCGCGCAACTCGCGCTCGTCGACTTCCTGTTCGTGCGCGTGGCGCAGCGCCGTGACGACGTCGCGGTGCCGCTGCGGCGCACGCGCGAGGTCACCGCCAGCCACCGCATCCCGTCGCGGCGCCGCACCGCGGGCTGAGGCCGGCAGGGCCGGGTCGCGCCCGGCTCGGGCCAGGCTCGCGCCGTGCGAGTGCCCGGCACTGGCGTGTGCATCGGGCGATGTCGGATGCCGCGCGTACCGTGTCAGCCATGACGAAGCAGATGCAGCAGACCCTGGTGCCCGAGGCGGCGCACGAGCTCTGCCCGCGCTGCGGCTCGGACGCCGCGCGCGTGGCCGACGCGTTCACCCTGAGCGACGGCGACCTCCTGTTCGACTGCCGCGACTGCGGCTTCGAATGGGGCGAGCTGCTGCGCGACCTCATGTCCTGAGCCGCGACGGCGCGGTCGCGATCAGAGGTCGAGCACGGTCAGCGCGACGCCGACGTCACCGCCCTCCTGCAGCCCCTCGGCCACCCGCACCGCCTTCTTGACCGGCAGCACGTAGCATCCGACCGACGAGTCCGGAAAGATCGACGTCGTCCAGGTCGAGCCCCCGACGCTCGCACGCACGCGAACCGATCCGAACCCGCGCGGCGGGCGCGGGATCTCGCGGATGTCGGCCGAGGCCTCATCGGGAACCGTGACGAAGTACCACTCGGCTCGGGCCGTCCATTCCCAGAGCGGGGCCGTGAACTCGAATCTCATGGGCGCAGCCTACGACGCCGACTCGGCCGTCGCGGCGGGCGCCGATTCGGCAGCGGGTCGCGCCGTCTCGGCTCTCCGCAGTCTGCGTGCCCGGGCATCCCCGAGGATGAAGCTGACGACGACGGCGATCATCAGCGCACCGAGCGCGAACTGCGGGCGACGGGTGCGCCATCACGAGTCTGTCAGAAGGCGCGGACCTGGCCGAGGCTCGCGGCGAGGTTCGCCAAGCCGATCATCGTGGCGATGCCCAGCAGCACGCCGAGGCCTGCGACCGTGCCCGAGACGATCCACGCGAGGCGACGGTGCGTCTCGTATCCGGCGAGCGGGAGGCCGTCGCGGTCGCGCTGGGCGCCCGCCAGCACGAGCACGAGGTCGACGAGCGTCCAGACGCCGAGACCGCCGGCCGTGAGGAGCTTCGCCACAGCGGTGCCCGGCTTGCCGAGGGCGAAGCGGTCGACGCCGAGCGACCCGAGCAGCAGGGCGAACAGCCAGATCATCACGAACGATCGGCCTGCCGCAGGTGCGGGAACGCGCCCATCGGCCTTCGACCTGGTGCCGGATGCCGCGACGAACCCCGTGGGCGGCAGCGGCACCGTCGTCTCCTCGTTCGGCACGGACGGCATCCCGGAGAACGGCTCAGGAGACGCAGGAGCGGCCGGTCTCACCGGCATCGCCGGTGCCGGCGAGGTCGCGAACGACGGGGCCGCCGCGAAGGTCGGAGGCGCCATCGCGATCGGGGCCGCGCTCGCCGCGACCGGGGTCATCGAGGGCCGAGCGGCCGAGCGCGCGCTCGTCATCTCGCTGATCGAGAAGTCGTCGACGAGCGTGTCGAGGGGAACGGACGTGATGCTGCCCGCATGCGGAGCCGGTGAGGCAGGCGGGGCGCCGAGGGCATCGCGGGCCGGGGTGTTCCGGGCCGCGGCATCACGGTTCGCGCCGCCCCGGAGGCCGGTGCCGCGCATCGCCGTGACGCCCATCGAGACCGACTCCGAGGCGGCCGAGGCGGCGAGCTCGGCCGGCTCGGCGTCGGGGCGCGCCGTGGTGTGCGGCGTCCACGAGGCGCCGTCCCAGTACCGGAGTGCCGCGGCATCCTGCTCGTCGTCGTACCACCCGGCGGCTCGTCGTGCCTCAGTCATGCGCCACCCCCGGATCGGGAGCCGCATCGGACCCGCGCTCCGAGGCGCTGCGGCGCTGGGCGCGGATCGCACGCACGGCGAGCTGCACCGCCGCGATCACGACGAACGCCGCGAAGAGCCGGGCCGACCACTCGGGTGAGAGCACGAAGGCGATCGCGACGCCGGCGAACGAGGCGAGGGTCGCGGCGATGCCGACGACGAGGGCCTCGCGCAGGTCGACGAGCTTCGCCCTGCTGTTCGAGACCGTGCCGCTGATGGCCGTCGGGATCATGACCGCCAGCGAGGTGCCCTTGGCCATCAGGTCGCCCATGCCGAAGAACGCGATGAAGGCCGGCACCATGATCGCGCCGCCGCCGATGCCGAACAGGCCGGCGGCGATGCCCACGGCGATGCCGAGCGCGAAGAGGGCGAGATCGGGCAGCAGGTCGAAGCCGACGTGGCCGCCGCCGCGCTCGGGCACGACGAGCAGCATGCGCACGGCGACCCCGACGAGCAGGGCGATGAACAGCCACCGAAGCCACACGATGGGCAGCCGGCGCAGCAGCCAGGCGCCGAACCAGGAGCCGATGATGCCGCCGAGCGCGACGAAGAGGGCGGCGACGAGGTCGACCTGCCCGTTCGCGAGGTAGGTGATCGACCCGGCGATCGAGGCCGGTACGATCGCGGCGAGCGAGGTCGCGGTGGCCCGTCGCTGGTCCATGCCGGCGGCCACGATGAGCAGCGGCACCATGAGGATGCCGCCGCCGACGCCGAACGCGCCCGAGAGGAGTCCGCCCGCTGCGCCGACGAGGGCGAGCGCACCGTACCGAGGCGCGGTCGCAGGCGCGTCGAGCGGGGGCTGGGTGGGCACCAGCCCACTGTAGTCGGCGGGTCAGGCCGCTCGGTCGCCCGAGCCGACGAGCTCGTCGAACGGCATCTTCGTCGTGGCCGTCGAGGTCGACGTCGACCGAGCGGATGCCGCGGCGGCGGGCGCGGTCGCGGCATCCGATCCGATGGTGGGAGCCTGCTCGATCGCCGGGCCGGATGCGACCGCCGCCGCGCGCCGGACCCCGCGTGCGGCCATCACGAGAACCACCCCGATGCTCGCGCCGAGGGTGTTCATCACGAGGTCGCGCGGATCGGAGACGCGGTCGGGGAGCAGGAGCTGCACGAGCTCGATGAACGTCGTGAGCGCGAACCCGGCGGCAAAGGCCAGCGGCCACCGGCGACGGTGGATGAGCAACGCGGCGAGCACGCCGACCGGAACGAACATGGCCACGTTGAACGCCATCTCGCTGAAGTACCCGGTCGACCAGGTGACGTCGGAGGTCCACGCCGCCGGATTCAGCACGCCGCCGTCGACCTCGTGCCCGGACGTGCTCCAGGGGGCGGGGCCGATGGTCAGCCAGAGCACGCCCAGCGTCAGCGCAAGGGCGGCGAATCGCAGGGGGCGGCGGTTCATCCCATGATTCTCCACCCGACCGCGGGCTTCCGCGCGCCATCCGGAGCATGTTCACAGAACCGGGCGGGCAGGTTCACAGAACCGCGCGGATTACCCCGTATATCACGAAGTGATATACGGCTCTGTACTCTCGGGCAGAACCCGGTAGGCTGAACCCACGATTCCTCCATCAAGCGGGCGCTCGCCCGTGATTTGAACTGATTGCCCGGAGGCGGTTTTCCGCGTGGCATGACCCGATTAGAGAGAACGGATGCCGTAGCGCATTCGCCCCTCGACCCAACTTCGACGGCACCGAGTCGTCGAAGTCGCGATCGACAGTCGATCGCATCGGGTCCGCACGTGCGGCCCGCAAGACAGAAGGACAGCAGTATGGCAACCGGAACCGTCAAGTGGTTCAACGCCGAAAAGGGCTTCGGCTTCATCGCTCCGGACGACGGCTCGGCCGACGTCTTCGCGCACTTCAGCGCCATCACGGGCAACGGCTACCGTTCGCTCGATGAGGGCCAGAAGGTCGAGTTCGAGGTCGCTCAGGGCCCCAAGGGCCTGCAGGCGGAGAACATCCGCGGACTCTGATCCGCGACGTTCGCATCACCGAACGCCGTCGCCCCACGCACGTGGGACGGCGGCGTTCGTCGTTTCGGCGGGGCATCGTCCCCGCCGTGAGCCGGCCGCGGTGGTCGGGCGCGCCGGTCGGCCGGCGAGCGGGTCTGGCGGTGCCGGTCGGGTCAGCGCCCGGCTGCGGCATCCGCTTCGACGTGGTCGCGCCACGAGTGCGCGGGCTCGAACCCGAGCAGGCGGCGGGCCTTGTCGATCGAGAGCAGGGTGTCGTTCGTGCCGAGGTCGCCGCGCACCTCGACGCCAGGGAACACCTCGGCCACGAGCTCGGCGTTCGGTCGCGACATCACGGTGTCGGCGGCCGCGATGACGAACCGGTCGAAGCCGGGTGCGCCGACCGCCAGCGCTCGGCTCACGGCCTGGGCGCCGTCGCGCGCGTCGATGTAGCCCCAGAGATTCCACTTGCGCAGCATCGGGTCGGCGTCGAACGCCGGGAAGGCGGCGTAGTCGTCGGGGTCCATGACGTTCGAGAAGCGCAGCGCCGTGATCGAGAGTTCGGGGTTCCACCGCACGAGCTCGATCGCCATCGTCTCCTCGAGGTGCTTCACGAGCGAGTAGGTCGACTCGGGTCGAGCGGGGTACTCCTCGTCGACGGGGATGTAGGGCGGCGGCACGTCGAACGGCAGGCCGAGCACGGTCTCGCTCGAGGCCATCACGATGCGCGTGATGCCGAGTCGCCTGGCCGCCTGCAGCACGTTGAACGTCGCGAGCATGTTGTTGCGGAACGTCGCGACATCACTCGCCAGGCCCGGGGCCGGGATCGCCGCGAGGTGCACGATGGCGTCGGCGCCGTCGTGCTGGTCATCGACCCCGGCGATGGCGTCGATCACCTGCCCGAAGTCGGTGAGGTCGACCCGCACGAGCGTGCCGCGCTCGCCGTGCTGATCGAGGTTGACGACCTCGTGGCCCTCGTCGCGGAGGGTCGAGACGACCGTACGACCGAGCTTTCCGGATCCCCCGGTGGCGATGATGCGCATCAGCCCAGTCTTGCAGTCGGCCGGTCGCGCCGCACCGATTCGCACGGATCGATCGGGGTCCGGCCACGCGCGAGCTCGGCGTGCGGGGCGAAGTGTGCGCGGATAGATGCCGCGGGAGGCATATAATGCGCGTCTTTTCCCAGCGCTTTCACATGCTCAGCCCATAGCGTTCGAGCATCTTCAACGGGTGTTCGCCCGTGCATCCCCGGCTGGGAAGTCGACGACGACTGGGACCCCTGCCATCTCTCACACCGAATCCCTCGGTGCGATTCGGGCTACGAAGCCCCGCACCGGCTCCGCGGATGTCACGCGCAGTTTCACCGCCCTCTCCCGTGTCGTCCGCGAGTCCGGCCTCCTGGCCCGCACCCGCTGGTTCTACGCGGCACTCGTCACCACGCTCGCGCTGGCACTCGGCGGCGTCATCACGGGGTTCATCCTGCTCGGCGACTCATGGTTCCAGCTGCTCATGGCCGGCGCGCTCGGCCTGATCCTCACGCAGTTCGCGTTCCTCGCCCATGAGGCGTCGCACCGCCAGGTGCTCGAGTCGGGTCCGGCCAACGACCGGGTCGGCCGCATCCTCGCCGCCGGCGTCGTCGGCATCAGCTACTCGTGGTGGATGACGAAGCACACGCGTCACCACGCCAACCCGAACAAGATCGGCAAGGATCCCGACATCGAGTGGGACACCATCTCGTTCACCGAGGCCGATGCCGCCAAGCAGAAGGGCCTGCTCGCCGCGATCACGCGCAAGCAGGGCTACCTGTTCTTCCCGCTCCTCACGCTCGAGGGCATCAACCTGCACATGCGCTCGATCGCCACGCTGACCGAGCGCCGCCCGGTCAAGGGCCGCTGGATCGAGCTCAGCCTCATCGCCGTGCACTTCATCGTCTACTTCGGCGCGCTCTTCTGGGTGCTGCCGCTCGGCATGGCGTTCGCCTTCATCGGCGTGCAGATGGCCGTGTTCGGCGTCTACATGGGCGCATCGTTCGCGCCCAACCACAAGGGCATGGCCCTGATCCCGGCCGACTCGAAGCTCGACTTCTTCTCGAAGCAGGTGCTCACCTCGCGCAACATCTCGGGCGGGCTGTGGGCGAGCACGCTCCTCGGCGGCCTGAACTACCAGGTCGAGCACCACCTCTTCCCGAACATGCCGCGTCCGCACCTGGCGAAAGCCCGTGAGATCGTCCGTGAGCACTGCGCGACGCTCGGCGTTCCGTACACTGAGACCACACTGGTACAGTCGTATGGCATCGTCATTCGGTACCTGAACGAGGTCGGGCTTTCGGCCCGAGACCCGTTCGACTGTCCGATGGTCAATCAG
This genomic interval from Agromyces sp. Leaf222 contains the following:
- a CDS encoding NAD(P)-dependent oxidoreductase; amino-acid sequence: MRIIATGGSGKLGRTVVSTLRDEGHEVVNLDQHGERGTLVRVDLTDFGQVIDAIAGVDDQHDGADAIVHLAAIPAPGLASDVATFRNNMLATFNVLQAARRLGITRIVMASSETVLGLPFDVPPPYIPVDEEYPARPESTYSLVKHLEETMAIELVRWNPELSITALRFSNVMDPDDYAAFPAFDADPMLRKWNLWGYIDARDGAQAVSRALAVGAPGFDRFVIAAADTVMSRPNAELVAEVFPGVEVRGDLGTNDTLLSIDKARRLLGFEPAHSWRDHVEADAAAGR
- a CDS encoding fatty acid desaturase — protein: MFARASPAGKSTTTGTPAISHTESLGAIRATKPRTGSADVTRSFTALSRVVRESGLLARTRWFYAALVTTLALALGGVITGFILLGDSWFQLLMAGALGLILTQFAFLAHEASHRQVLESGPANDRVGRILAAGVVGISYSWWMTKHTRHHANPNKIGKDPDIEWDTISFTEADAAKQKGLLAAITRKQGYLFFPLLTLEGINLHMRSIATLTERRPVKGRWIELSLIAVHFIVYFGALFWVLPLGMAFAFIGVQMAVFGVYMGASFAPNHKGMALIPADSKLDFFSKQVLTSRNISGGLWASTLLGGLNYQVEHHLFPNMPRPHLAKAREIVREHCATLGVPYTETTLVQSYGIVIRYLNEVGLSARDPFDCPMVNQFRRS